One Acidimicrobiales bacterium genomic window carries:
- a CDS encoding HypC/HybG/HupF family hydrogenase formation chaperone, whose product MCLGIPGKILAIRDDRGTPMATADFGGVTKDVCLAYVPEAEVGDYTIVHAGFAITRLDEAAALETLAMMDELGVIDEELGGESEGSAP is encoded by the coding sequence ATGTGCCTCGGCATCCCCGGGAAGATCCTGGCCATCCGTGACGACCGGGGCACCCCGATGGCCACGGCGGACTTCGGGGGCGTGACCAAGGACGTCTGCCTGGCGTACGTGCCCGAGGCCGAGGTGGGGGACTACACGATCGTGCACGCCGGGTTCGCCATCACCCGCCTCGACGAGGCCGCCGCGCTCGAGACCCTGGCCATGATGGACGAGCTCGGCGTCATCGACGAGGAGCTCGGCGGCGAGAGCGAGGGGTCCGCCCCGTGA
- the hypD gene encoding hydrogenase formation protein HypD yields MKYLDEFGDPDRARRLVAEIHAATTRPWSVMEVCGGQTHAILRHGIDQLLPAEIELVHGPGCPVCVTPLEMIDRALLIAARPEVTFCSFGDMLRVPGSAGDLFTVKAAGGDVRVVYSPLDAVAIAEAEPDREVVFFGVGFETTAPANAMAVVQAHDRGLANFSVLASHVLVPPAIEALMASGTSRVDGFLAAGHVCTVMGTHQYAPLAARYRVPIVVTGFEPLDVLDGIRRCVVQLEAGRAEVENAYPRAVTAEGNQPAQEVLASVFEVCDRPWRGIGTIPASGWRLRAEYADHDAERRFDVGAFVVEEPAACRAGEVLQGLIKPDECEAFGATCTPRTPLGATMVSSEGACAAYFRYRRSGSPAALRGG; encoded by the coding sequence GTGAAGTACCTCGACGAGTTCGGCGACCCGGACCGTGCCCGCCGGCTGGTGGCCGAGATCCACGCCGCCACCACCCGCCCGTGGTCGGTCATGGAGGTGTGCGGCGGCCAGACCCACGCCATCCTCCGCCACGGCATCGACCAGCTGCTGCCGGCCGAGATCGAGCTCGTCCACGGCCCGGGCTGCCCGGTGTGCGTCACCCCGCTGGAGATGATCGACCGGGCCCTGCTGATCGCGGCGCGACCCGAGGTCACGTTCTGCTCGTTCGGGGACATGCTCCGCGTGCCGGGCAGCGCCGGCGACCTGTTCACCGTGAAGGCGGCGGGCGGCGACGTGCGGGTCGTCTACTCACCCCTCGACGCGGTGGCCATCGCCGAGGCCGAGCCCGACCGCGAGGTGGTCTTCTTCGGTGTGGGCTTCGAGACGACGGCGCCGGCCAACGCCATGGCGGTGGTGCAGGCCCACGACCGCGGCCTGGCCAACTTCTCGGTGCTCGCGAGCCATGTGCTGGTGCCGCCCGCCATCGAGGCGCTGATGGCGTCGGGCACCAGCCGGGTCGACGGCTTCCTCGCCGCCGGTCACGTGTGCACGGTGATGGGCACCCACCAGTACGCGCCGCTCGCGGCGCGCTACCGGGTCCCCATCGTGGTCACCGGCTTCGAGCCCCTGGACGTGCTCGACGGCATCCGCCGTTGCGTGGTGCAGCTCGAGGCGGGCCGGGCCGAGGTGGAGAACGCCTACCCCCGCGCGGTGACGGCCGAGGGCAACCAGCCCGCCCAGGAGGTACTGGCCTCGGTGTTCGAGGTCTGCGACCGGCCGTGGCGGGGCATCGGGACCATCCCCGCCAGCGGTTGGCGCCTGCGCGCCGAGTACGCCGACCACGATGCCGAGCGCCGTTTCGACGTCGGCGCGTTCGTGGTGGAGGAGCCCGCCGCCTGCCGGGCCGGCGAGGTCCTCCAGGGGCTCATCAAGCCGGACGAGTGCGAGGCCTTCGGGGCAACGTGCACGCCGCGCACCCCGCTCGGGGCGACGATGGTGTCGAGCGAGGGGGCCTGCGCCGCCTACTTCCGGTACCGGCGGTCGGGATCGCCGGCGGCGTTGCGCGGTGGGTGA
- the hypE gene encoding hydrogenase expression/formation protein HypE produces the protein MGESEAGGSGADERLDLEGWTCPLPLRDHDRIVLGHGGGGVLSGELIEHLFLPAFGEAAAAATPTDSAVLELGAVAGGGRLAFTTDSYVVQPLFFPGGDIGDLAVNGTVNDLAMSGAVPIALSTAFVLEEGLELDVLGRVATSMGRAATAAGVQLVTGDTKVVERGHGDGLYVTTAGVGLVPAGVDLRPERIRPGDAVIVSGPIGRHGVAVLSVREGLEFGTQLVSDTAPLNGVVAEMVRAAGPHLHALRDLTRGGLAASLTELAATAGVGISLTESAIPVPEEVRAACGFLGLDPIHVANEGTLVAFVAPEGVDDVLAAMAATDIGRHAVVVGQVRDERPGVVLARTTLGATRIIDRPLGEQLPRIC, from the coding sequence GTGGGTGAGTCCGAGGCAGGAGGTTCCGGAGCGGACGAGCGCCTCGACCTCGAGGGCTGGACCTGCCCGCTCCCCCTGCGCGACCACGACCGCATCGTGCTCGGGCACGGCGGTGGCGGGGTCCTGTCCGGCGAGCTGATCGAGCACCTCTTCCTGCCCGCCTTCGGCGAGGCCGCCGCCGCGGCGACGCCCACCGACTCCGCCGTGCTCGAACTGGGCGCCGTCGCCGGCGGCGGCCGGCTCGCCTTCACCACCGACAGCTACGTCGTGCAGCCGCTGTTCTTCCCCGGCGGCGACATCGGCGACCTCGCCGTCAACGGCACCGTCAACGACCTCGCCATGAGCGGCGCAGTCCCGATCGCACTCTCGACCGCGTTCGTCCTCGAGGAGGGTCTCGAGCTGGATGTCCTGGGCCGGGTGGCCACCTCGATGGGCCGGGCCGCCACGGCGGCCGGTGTGCAGCTCGTCACCGGTGACACCAAAGTGGTGGAGCGGGGGCACGGCGACGGCCTCTACGTGACCACCGCCGGCGTGGGCCTCGTCCCGGCCGGGGTGGACCTGCGCCCCGAGCGCATCCGTCCCGGGGACGCGGTGATCGTGAGCGGGCCGATCGGCCGCCACGGCGTCGCCGTCCTCAGCGTCCGCGAGGGCCTCGAGTTCGGCACGCAGCTGGTCTCCGACACGGCCCCGCTGAACGGGGTCGTGGCCGAGATGGTGCGGGCCGCCGGACCCCACCTCCACGCGCTCCGGGACCTGACCCGTGGCGGACTGGCCGCCTCGCTCACCGAGCTGGCGGCGACCGCCGGCGTCGGGATCTCGCTCACCGAGTCCGCGATCCCCGTGCCCGAGGAGGTGCGGGCGGCCTGTGGCTTCCTCGGGCTCGACCCGATCCACGTGGCCAACGAGGGCACCCTGGTCGCCTTCGTGGCGCCTGAGGGGGTCGACGACGTCCTCGCGGCCATGGCCGCCACCGACATCGGCCGCCACGCGGTGGTCGTCGGACAGGTCCGGGACGAGCGCCCCGGCGTCGTCCTGGCCCGCACGACGCTCGGCGCCACCCGGATCATCGACCGCCCCCTCGGGGAGCAACTGCCCCGCATCTGCTGA